The segment GAACTATTTTTTTACTTTCTGCTGCTACATCATTTGTCGCTAATACTGTAGCAAAGGTTCCATTTGTAACAGCCGTATTCGCAGCTCCTCCATGTGGTGATATCGATAAACCTGCGGAATTTGTAATAACACATTTCGTGGTAATACTATTGGCTGTAGCATAATTAAACTGATAATCATTAGCTCCATCTGCCGTTGTCAAATTACGTTCATAAGACATTGAAACTGTTCCGGCAGATATCGAAGGTGCATTTATTACTGTCCAATCCTGGGTATCTGAATTATAAACTCCAATACCGCCAAGATTCCTGTCATTAAATCCAACATCACTATATGTTAAAGCATCTGTAGGAGCTCCGGACATACCCGAATTGGCTGCACTTCTAAAAGTAAATCCAAACCATCTGTCAGAAGGCCCTGTTAAATCTAATCTCACTTTGTTCGTGGTATTGTTTAAAGTAATATTAGCCGTTACCGATCTTGTGCCGACCGTACACGTCATAACTCCTGTAGATTTTAGTTGAGAAGTTCCCCAAAATCCTACAATTAATAGTAAAGAAGATAATACTTGTTTCATACTTAATTTTTTAATAAGTTAATAATTTCGTGATTTTTAGAGAAGATGGCATATTCAAAAGCTGTTTTTCCTTGCTTATCTGCCAAGTCTTTATTTGCTTTATATTCTAGTAGTATTTTTACCAAATCTTTGTCCTGAAGCTGAACTGCATAAATTAAGGGAGTCACCCCATTACTATCTGCAAGATTGGCGTTGGCACCATTTGCCAGTAATTTCTGAGTGAGTTCTTTGTTACTTTTAAAAACCGAAGCAGTAAGTGCAGATCCCTGAGCACTACCATAATTAATATCTTTCACATTATCCATCAAAAACTTAGCCACTTCCACGTTGCCTCTGTAGCATGCCAGAATCAGTGGTGAGAAGCCTTGGTCATTGGTTTGATTGATAATATCCGGGTTCTGTTTCATCAGTTCTTTTACTTCAGTTACAGTACCGGTTCTGGCAATATCAAAAATAGATTTTGCTTTTTCCTGAGCAGAAACAAATCCAAAACTCAGAAAAAGACTCATCATTAGAATCAGATTTTTCATTGTTTTGAAAGGACATAATTATATTGAACATTTACACTTTCTGCGATCTTTTTGGTTACCATTTTAGGAATCTTTACATTATGATCTGCAGGTCTTGCAACAAATCCTCCGGTCATATAGATCTTTCCGTCTTTGGCGTAGATCGTTGCGGTTGAAGTATACGCTTTTTCAACACCATGGAAATTCAGAGTTCCCTGAACCGTATATTTCTGGGGACTTGCAGAAAGTTTATTTTTATCAAAATTCACAACTTTTCCCGTAAAGGTCGTTTTTGGATATTTTGCAGTTTCAGCATAACTTTCGTTGAAGTGCTCTTCCATCAATTTTGTTTTAAAATGGAAATTTTTAACTACAGAAACCGAAGCAAAATCCCCGGTATCAGCATTAATGACAGCCACATTGTTGTCATCCTGTGCATACACATCTTCAAATAAAGGTACAGATGCTTCGAACGTTACTTTTCCTGTTTTAGACATATATTTTTGAGCTAAAGCAAGGTTGGTAAAAAGCAACGAAACAATGAGTAATACTAGCTTTTTCATATTAATTCTTTTTAATTTTCGATAAGCCCGTCGGCTTTCCATTTGGTGAAAATATTGATTTGTGATGGTGATAATGCTCCGCCTTGAGGCATTTTCAGAGGATCTCCGTTGGGTCTTTGTATCCTGTCTAAAATATTATCAATGTGAGTTTTCACTTGATCATAGCTTGTCCAGGGCTGGAACGAAGCGGGACCTCCTGCTGAATGGCATCCAATACAATTGGCTTCGATAATGGGTTTCACATCTTTGGTATATGTTACCTGCTCTACAATAGGAGTATTGTCTGAGATCTCTTCATAGGTTCTGCTTTCACAAGCAACCAGTAAAACTGCCGATGAAAATATGTACATTAATTTTTTCATAATTAAAAAACTCTATAAAGATTAAACCCAAAGAAAATCTGTCCTTTTCCCCATCTTCCGGTGGCATTGGTAAGATAACCAATATCTGAGTTGAGCTGGGAATTGGTAAATAAAAGCTGGAAAACGTGTCCCCCGGTTTCTATATCCATCCCCAAAGACAGAGGATTTTTATAAAAACTGTGATTGTCGAAATTCACAAAATACTCTGCGTTGATCGAAATTCTTTTCGATACTTTGTAACGTCCTCCCAAACCTGTCAGGAACTGATTTTTGTCCTCAATGGCAGGGTCGTAAAGGTTTTTGTGAACATAAGAAGGGCTCAGCTGCAAAGAAAAATTGTCGCTGAATCTTCTTGAAATTAAAGCCTGAGTAAGGTAAGAAAGCCTGTCCCCGAACTGTAGATGCGGATAATTGTCTTTGCTAAGGTCTGTATTTACAGCCAAAACATTGTATCCCACGATATCAACTGGGAAGTTTTCACTTTGCTTTACCAGTTTATACTTGGCACCGCCTTCAAAAGTTTTCAGGTTGGTTTCCCGGGAAAGGCTCAATGAAAGCCCGTCGGTAACGCCATAGATAACACCCAATTTCGTTGAAGCATCATCCAGCCCGAAAAAATCTTTGAATCCTTTGCTTACATCCCCAAAACGGTGTGCCACAACGATATACCACTCGTTTTTTGCGGTGAGTTTGGTAGATTGCCCCGTGACAATCTGCAGCGCCTTGAAGGCGGGTTGGGAAGTTTCGGTGTTAGTTTTAATGGTGTCAATATCTTTCAACAGATCCTCCTGAGCAAAGGTGAGACCTGAAGCAAACATCGACAAAAATAAGAGAGTTTTTGTCATACACTTTCAAATTAGAATATTAGTCTCACAAACTTATAGACTTATGCCTGCAAAAACGTGTGATAAAAGTCACCGACTGCATAGTTTTTATCAATCATAATATTAAAACCGTTAAAACAATTATATTAGCCTAGTCTAACATTTTCATTTACAGGTATTTTTATCCCTTCTTTTGTTTGAATAAGCTCGCCTTCATTTTCCACTTTTTTCAATACTCGGCTCACAACTTCCCTGGAAGTTCCCAGATTACTGGCAATTTCGCGGTGTGTAAGCTTAACAGGATTGTTTCCTGTGATCAAAATCTGCTGCTTGATGTAGTTGATCACTCTCTTGTCGAGCCTGTGAAAAACGGCGTCATTCACCATATTCATGATATCAGAGAATCTTTTGTCGTATTCGTAGTAAAAAAGTTTATTAATTTCAGGAAATTTGATCAGCCACTCGTGCACCACAGAAACCGGAATCAGTAATACTTCAGAATCTTCTTCCGCCACAGCATATACCCTGCTTACGCAATCTGTAAAAATGGAAGAAAAAGTCATCAAGCAGCTGTCATTCATCCTTATATAGTAATAAATGAGTTCTCTCCCGTCGTTTAAAGTAAAAACTTTTATGGAACCTTTGATCAAAAAAGGAACAAATTTATTTTTCTGCCCTTCTCTGATAATTTCAGTTTTTGCTTTAATATCAGTAATCACAGCATGTTTGTTGAGCTCTTTTGAAAAATCTTCACCCAAAAAACCGAATTTATTAAGAATAAATTGATTATTTATCATATCCGTTATATCATATCTATAAACAAATATATAAAATTGAAGAATTGATATACCATATTTTTTTATTTATTAAAATGATTTAATGATAAGAAGAGCTTTACCGGAATAATTTTAACAATATGTTTGTCTCAATTTTGTTTACAATTTTTATTTGAAGCTTTTTCCCGCTTTTCTCTGCAATCTTTTTTTTCAAAAAAGGATTTTCGTTTCAATCGGGGCTAGGGTTGCAGTCATTTTCTCAGGATCCGTCATTGCGAGCAAAGCGAAGCAATCTCAAACATCAGTTTTGCAAAGTTTCTCATCCTAAAACCTTTACAACGTCAAAGATTCTAAGCTCGAATTTTTAATTTTCTTTAATCCTATGTTGAGATACTTCCAGCATGACAAACTATGAGCCTCACATGCGAAATACCGTTAGTTATTTTCCTGGCTGAAAGGCACAAAAAAATGCCCCAATCGAAATTGAGGCATTCTTTATTTATGATTAAGAAAAATCTTAAGCGTTTACGTTGTTTCCTCCTAATACGAAAGGCTCAACTTCTTTGATTTCTCCGAATTGTTGCTCATAGTTAGCAATGTTTTGTTGAAGAGCAGAAAGTACTCTTTTAGCGTGAAGTGGAGCAAGGATAACTCTTGATCTTACTTTAGCTTGTTGTACACCCGGCATTAATTGGATGAAATCTACTACGAATTCAGATGGAGAGTGGTTTACCAAAGCCAAGTTAGCATAGATACCAGCAGCTACCATTTCGTTTAATTCGATGTTGATGTTTCCGTCTTGTGGATTTTGATTGTTGTCCATTTTATTGTTTAAAGTTTTAAGTTCAGTGTTCAAAGTTAAGGAAAAAGTTGATAAACCTTAAGCCTTATACTTTGAACCTTGAACAAATTTATATTAATTTTAGTTAAGATCTTCGAATTCTTTCTTAGAACCTACGATCACACTCTGATATTCTTTAAGACCGGTACCTGCAGGAATTCTGTGTCCTACAATTACGTTTTCTTTAAGACCGTTCAGTTCGTCTACTTTACCAGCAACTGCAGCTTCGTTTAGAACCTTCGTTGTTTCCTGGAATGATGCGGCAGACATAAACGATTTAGTTTGAAGAGCGGCTCTTGTAATACCTTGAAGTACAGGCGTTGCTGTAGCCGGTAAAGCTTCTCTTACTTCTACTAAAGCTTGGTCTTCACGCTTCAACTTAGAGTTTTCGTCTCTCAGTTCTCTTGCCGTAATCATCTGACCTGGCTTGAAGATTTTAGAATCTCCAGCCTCAACAACTACTTTAAGACCGAATACTCTGTTGTTCTCTTCCAAGAAATCATACTTGTGCTCAAGAGCTCCTTCAAGGAATTGAGTATCACCTCCGTCAACGATAGATACTTTGGTCATCATCTGTCTTACGATGATTTCGAAGTGCTTGTCGTCGATTTTTACCCCTTGCAGACGGTAAACTTCCTGAATTTCGTTTACTAAATATTCCTGAACAGCAGTTGGACCTTTAATTCTTAAGATATCTTCCGGTGTGATAGAACCGTCAGAAAGTGGTGCTCCCGCTCTTACGAAGTCATTCTCCTGAACAAGGATCTGGTTTGATAATTTAACTAAATAAATTTTTCTTTCCCCAGTTTTAGCTTCTACGATAAGTTCTCTGTTACCTCTCTTGATTTTTCCGTAAGAAACTACCCCATCGATTTCTGTAACAACCGCCGGGTTTGAAGGGTTTCTTGCTTCGAACAATTCGGTAACTCTCGGAAGACCTCCGGTGATATCCCCTGCTTTTGCAGATTTTCTCGGGATTTTGATTAAGACTTTACCAGCCTTAATTTTTTCACCATCGTTTACCATTAAGTGGGCTCCTACCGGTAAGTTGTATGCTTTTTGCTCAACACCTTTAGAATCTACCACCTTCA is part of the Chryseobacterium wanjuense genome and harbors:
- a CDS encoding DUF5777 family beta-barrel protein, which translates into the protein MTKTLLFLSMFASGLTFAQEDLLKDIDTIKTNTETSQPAFKALQIVTGQSTKLTAKNEWYIVVAHRFGDVSKGFKDFFGLDDASTKLGVIYGVTDGLSLSLSRETNLKTFEGGAKYKLVKQSENFPVDIVGYNVLAVNTDLSKDNYPHLQFGDRLSYLTQALISRRFSDNFSLQLSPSYVHKNLYDPAIEDKNQFLTGLGGRYKVSKRISINAEYFVNFDNHSFYKNPLSLGMDIETGGHVFQLLFTNSQLNSDIGYLTNATGRWGKGQIFFGFNLYRVF
- a CDS encoding c-type cytochrome, with amino-acid sequence MKKLMYIFSSAVLLVACESRTYEEISDNTPIVEQVTYTKDVKPIIEANCIGCHSAGGPASFQPWTSYDQVKTHIDNILDRIQRPNGDPLKMPQGGALSPSQINIFTKWKADGLIEN
- a CDS encoding YceI family protein, with the protein product MKKLVLLIVSLLFTNLALAQKYMSKTGKVTFEASVPLFEDVYAQDDNNVAVINADTGDFASVSVVKNFHFKTKLMEEHFNESYAETAKYPKTTFTGKVVNFDKNKLSASPQKYTVQGTLNFHGVEKAYTSTATIYAKDGKIYMTGGFVARPADHNVKIPKMVTKKIAESVNVQYNYVLSKQ
- a CDS encoding ankyrin repeat domain-containing protein yields the protein MMSLFLSFGFVSAQEKAKSIFDIARTGTVTEVKELMKQNPDIINQTNDQGFSPLILACYRGNVEVAKFLMDNVKDINYGSAQGSALTASVFKSNKELTQKLLANGANANLADSNGVTPLIYAVQLQDKDLVKILLEYKANKDLADKQGKTAFEYAIFSKNHEIINLLKN
- a CDS encoding T9SS type A sorting domain-containing protein; this translates as MKQVLSSLLLIVGFWGTSQLKSTGVMTCTVGTRSVTANITLNNTTNKVRLDLTGPSDRWFGFTFRSAANSGMSGAPTDALTYSDVGFNDRNLGGIGVYNSDTQDWTVINAPSISAGTVSMSYERNLTTADGANDYQFNYATANSITTKCVITNSAGLSISPHGGAANTAVTNGTFATVLATNDVAAESKKIVLYPNPAKETVSFKNADKIKLVDIFESTGRKVRSVKMNGNEINVSDLKSGNYYFEITLKDGSTSFEQLIKE
- a CDS encoding DUF3467 domain-containing protein is translated as MDNNQNPQDGNINIELNEMVAAGIYANLALVNHSPSEFVVDFIQLMPGVQQAKVRSRVILAPLHAKRVLSALQQNIANYEQQFGEIKEVEPFVLGGNNVNA
- a CDS encoding Crp/Fnr family transcriptional regulator, with product MINNQFILNKFGFLGEDFSKELNKHAVITDIKAKTEIIREGQKNKFVPFLIKGSIKVFTLNDGRELIYYYIRMNDSCLMTFSSIFTDCVSRVYAVAEEDSEVLLIPVSVVHEWLIKFPEINKLFYYEYDKRFSDIMNMVNDAVFHRLDKRVINYIKQQILITGNNPVKLTHREIASNLGTSREVVSRVLKKVENEGELIQTKEGIKIPVNENVRLG